From the Anaerolineales bacterium genome, the window ACCCCTATCCCCTGGCCCCTTCCCCCTCTCCTGGCATAAGTCAGGAGAGGGGGAAGGGGTTGTGGGGTTGGGGGTGAGGAAAGGGCAAAGACGGGGGGCTGAGGAGATACAACCAATATTGAATATAATCCCCTAGGACAACACGCACCAAAGATACCTCACGAGGCTGCCGATGACTGAAAAGGGATCCATTACCATGCACATGCTCGCGAAAATGATCGACCACTCCCTCCTGCAACCGATTCTTACCGACGGACAGATCCTCGACGGCTGCGCGTTGGCCGGGAAGTATAAAACCGCGACCGCGTGTGTGAAGCCGTACGCCGTTGCCCTGGCCCGGGATTCACTCGCAGGGTCCGGCGTGGGGGTGTGCTCGGTGATCGGGTTTCCGCACGGCAACAGCGCGGCGGGGATCAAGGTCGCCGAGACGCGTCAAGCCGTTCGGGATGGCGCGTCCGAGATCGACATGGTGATCAACATCGGCAAGGCGCTCGGCGGGGATTGGGATTACGTCTCCGCGGAAATCCGCGTGGTGAACGGCGCCTGCGCCGCGGGCGGCGCCATCCTCAAGGTGATCTTCGAAACGGACTTCCTGTCCGACGATCAGATCGTCCGGCTTTGCGAAATCTGTTCGGAAATCCGGGTGGCGTTCATAAAAACCTCGACCGGATACGGATACGTCAAACAACCGGACGGCAGCTACGCCTCCCGCGGCGCGACGGACCACGCCGTCTCCCTGATGCGCGCGCACGCCGACCCCCGCGTTCAGGTGAAGGCGGCCGGAGGGATCCGGACCCTCGACGATCTGCTGCGCTTCCGCGCCCTCGGCGCCGCGCGGATCGGCGCCACCGCCACCGAAGCCATTCTCGAGGAAGCCGTCCGGCGCGGATATTCTTGATTCTCCCGGCGGCGCGGACAGCCGGTCGGGCGGCGGCTGAGTATAATCCTGAGGCATCCCCCAATCGGCTTGCGGAAGCCGGGAGAGTCGCACCGGCGTGTTCCGCAAAGCCCGCGATGACACCTTTTCCCGGAGTCGGATCCGGAAAGGATGCAGGTGATGGCGCATAATCCGGTGCATGGGCGGGCCAACTCCGGGGGGGAATCCGGGACCGCCCGTCCGCGCCCGACCCTCGGCTTTCTCCTGGCGAACATCCACATCGGCATCGGGCGCTCGCTCTGGCCGGCGATCGTTCAATCGGTGGCCCGCCGCGACGTCAATCTGATCAGCTTCCCGGGCGGCGGCCTGCGGGCGGCCGAACAGAGCGGGTTCGATGGCTATCCTTCCCTCCGATCTCCCCTCCTCGTAACGCCGGAAGCGGGCCAAGGGAATGAGGAAAAAGGAAAGGGAGCGTGTGTATGAAGGTCGTCACATTCGGCGAAATCATGCTGCGCCTTTCCCCGCCGGGCTTTTTGCGTTTTCGGCAGGCGCATTCCTTCGAGGCCGTCTACGGGGGAGGGGAGGCGAACGTGGCGGCGTCGCTCGCGGATTTCGGCGACGAGGCCGAGTTCGTCACCCGCCTGCCGCAAAACGACCTGGGCGAGGCGTGTCTTGCCGCATTGCGCGCCCGTGGAATCCGGACCGGCCATGCCATCCGGGGCGGGGAGAGGATCGGGATTTACTTCCTGGAAAACGGGTCGGCCCAGCGCGGCAGCAAGGTCATCTACGACCGGGCGGGCTCCAGCTTTGCCGGGATCCGGCCGGGGATGGTGGACTGGGACGCCGTGTTCGCGGACGCCGACTGGTTCCATTGGACCGGGATCACGCCCGCCGTTTCGCAGAGCGCCGCCGAAACCTGCCTGGAAGCGGTGAAAGCCGCCAAGCGGCTCGGCCGGACCGTTTCCTGCGATCTGAACTACCGCGCCAAGCTTTGGAAGTGGGGCAAAGCGGCCGGCGAGGTGATGGCGGAGCTGGTGGCGCACTGCGATCTGGCCGTCGGCAACGAGGAAGACGCCGAAAAGGTGTTTGGGATCCGGGCCCCGGAATCCGACGTGACCGCCGGTAAAGTCGAGGCGGAAAAATACAAATTCGTGTGCGAGGCGCTGGTTCAGCGGTTCCCGAACCTGCAGATGGCGGCGGTCACCCTGCGCGGATCGCTTTCGGCCAGCCGCAACACTTGGTCCGGCGCGTTGTGGACGAAGGGCGGGTTCTTCACCGCGCCCGTGTACGATATCCTTCCGATCGTGGACCGGGTTGGGGCGGGCGACGCCTTCAACGGCGGATTGATCCACGGCTTGCGGGCCTACCGGGATGATCCGCAAAAAGCGCTGCGCTTTGCCGCGGCCGCTTCTTGCCTGAAGCACAGCATCCCCGGAGACGCGAACTTCGTTTCCGCCGCCGAAGTGGAACAGCTCATGGCGGGCGACGCCTCGGGCAGGGTTTCGCGATAGGCCCATGCGCCTGGTCATATTTCTCCTCGGCGGAAGGAGGAGTATCGGTGGGCAGGGGGAACGCGCCGGCGTAAACTCCGCGCCGGTTCTGAATCGGCCTCAGCCGGAATTACGCTGGTGGGAAAGGCCTGTCGGCTGTCATGCCGGCGTGATGTCAGCCGGCATCCGGCGAACATTGCGGGTGTTCATTTGCCTTCCGCAGGATCTTGGCCGGAACCGCGCCGGGATGACGGGTATAAAACATGGCAGAATAGACCTGCGGAAAGGATCGGAGCATGGCTAGATTTCAACGGTTGGACGTGACGAACACCTTGCTCGAGACGGGTTTGTTGCCGCTTTTTTACAACGGCGACCTGGACACCGCGGTGGAAATCGCGGCGGCTTGCTCACGGGGCGGCGCGCGGGCGCTCGAATTCACCAACCGCGGCGAGGCGGCGTATCCAGTCTTCGTCGAATTGGTGAAGCGCTTCGCCCAGGCGGATCCGGCCTTGATCCTGGGTGTCGGCTCGGTGGTGGATGCGCCGACCGCGGCGCTGTACCTCGCCGCCGGGGCCAATTTCATCGTCGGTCCGAATCTCAATCCCGAGATCTCGCGCCTGTGCAACCGGCGCAAGTTGCTCTACGTGCCCGGATGCGCGACCGAGACGGAGATCGCCGCGGCCGAGGAGCTCGGGGCCGAGATCTGCAAGATTTTCCCGGCCGACGCCGTCGGCGGACCGAAGTTCATCAAGGCAGTCATGGCGCCGTGCCCGTGGCACCGGCTCCTGGCGACCGGCGGGATCGACGCGAGCGAGGCAAGCGTGAGCGAATGGATCAAGGCCGGCGCGGCGGTGCTGGGGATGGGCAGCAAGCTGATCTCCGCGCCGCTGGTGCAAGCGCGCGATTTCGACGGCATCGCGGCCAAGACCGCCGACTGCCTGCGCTGGATTCGGAAGGCGCGGGGCGCGGCGGCGGGATGAGGAAGGGCGGCGCGGTCGTGCGGCGCCCCGGACGCCGATTGCGCGAAATCCGGAAAATCATAGAAAGGCGGCAGCCATGTCGTATTTCGAATCCGTACCCGCAAAGGAAGGGTTGAACCGCGTTGCGGGCAATCCATTCAAACTGCTGGATCTGCAGCTGCTCGTCCTCCCCGATGGCAAAGCCCATTCGGCATCAACCGGCGGCCGGGAGTGCTTGCTGGTCATCCTGGGGGGCAAGGCGGAGGTTAAGGCCGGCGCCCGGACGTTTTCCGGGGTGGGCGGGCGGCCGAACGTGTTCGCCGGCAAACCCCATTCGGTCTACCTGCCGTGCGCAAACGACTTTACCGTCACCGCCCAGGGGCGTTTGGAAGCGCTGTTGGTGAGCGCCCCGAGCGAGTTGAAAACCGATCCGTACGTCATCGGCCCAGAGAGGATCACCACAGGGGTGTGGGGCGCGGCCAACTTCAGCCGCAACTACCACCAGATCCTGACCCTGGCCGGACAGCCGGACCTCCCGGCCCAGCGGTTAATCGTCGGCGAAACCTACACGCCTTCGGGCAACTGGAGCACGTTCCCGCCGCACCGGCACGAGAAGGACGATCTGCCGCGGGAGGCGTTTCACGAGGAGTTGTACTTCTTCAAGGTTTCGCCCGCCGACGGATTCGGATTGACGCGCTATTACAACGGTGAGGTGGACACCGGCTACGTGATCCGCGACAACACCGTCCTGATGGCTCCGAACGGCTACCACACCGTGGTCAGCGCGCCCGGCTGCACGACCTACTACCTGTGGGCGCTGGCGGGAACCCAGCGCACGCAGGCCACCGCCGACGATCCGGCGCTGGCGTGGGTCGGCCGCACCGTGCCGATGTTGAAGGCGCTGGGGCATTGAGAAACTCCCCCTCAACCCCTCACTCCCCTTCTCCCAGCGTAAGCTGGGAGAAGGGGATGGGGGATGAGGGGATGACTGGAGAAGAAGATGATCCTCGATTCCTTTCGCCTGGATGGAAAAGTGGCGCTGGTGACCGGTGCCCGGCAAGGGTTGGGCCGGGCGATTGCGCTGGGCCTCGCCGAAGCGGGGGCGGATATTGCCGCGCTGGGCCGCGGCGATATGGCGGAAACCTGCCAGGCAGTGGGGGCGTTGGAGCGGCGCTGCCTGCCGATTGTTTGCGACCTGAAAGACGCATCACGCACGGACTTGGCCAAGCTGGTCGAGCGAACGGTGGCCGAGTTGGGCCGGCTGGATATCCTGGTCAACAACGCCGGGATCATCCGCCGGGCTCCGGCCGCCGATTTCAGCGAGGCGGACTGGGATGATGTGTTGCAGATCAACCTGAAGGCGGTGTTCTTCCTCTCCCAGGCGGCGGGGCGCGGGATGCTGGCAGCCGGACGGGGGAAGATCATCAACGTCGCCTCGATGCTTGCGTTCCAGGGGGGAATCCTTGTCCCCTCCTACACGGCCGCCAAGAGCGCCGTGGCCGGGATCACGCGCGCGCTGGCCAACGAATGGGCGGCGCGCGGCGTCAACGTCAACGCCATCGCCCCCGGATACATGGCCACCGAAAACACCGCCCCTCTGCGCGCGGATCCCAAACGCTCGGCGGCGATCCTCGAGCGGATTCCGGCCGGACGCTGGGGAATTCCGGACGATCTTAAGGGAATCGCGGTTTTCCTGGCGTCCTCCGCGTCGGATTACCTGCACGGCGCGATCGTGCCGGTCGACGGCGGATGGCTGGCGCGCTAGGACCGGCGCGGAAGCCACTTAGTGATTTGGGTATTGCTCAGCCTGTCTAATATCGAAAGGATAACCGGCCGTTTTCCATCCTCACCTCTATCTCCAGTCCCTCCCCTCGCTCCGCTCGAGGACAGACTTTACCCCTCTCCTGGCATACCCCCGCTTCGCGAGGGCAGGCGCCAGGAGAGGGGGAAGGGGTGAAGGGGTAGGGGAGTGAGGATTGGATGATGGCGGGATGCTTAGCAATTACGTTATTTGTTGACCCTGGCTCGTCCGTCCTTATCTGCCGCTGAGTTATAAGTCGATTGCCGCTTTCACCCCGTCCTTCTCCCGGCTTGTGCCGGGAGAAGGCGGTCGAAGCCTGCCCTCGGGCGTTCTGCCCGGGGCGCAGGATGAGGGGCGTGTCCGGATGGTATGATATCTTTCGAATTTAACCGGATAATCCGAGATGGCAGAGAGGAAGACGGCATGCGCGTACGGGGCCTGATCGTCATGGGCGTGGCGGGATCCGGAAAAACCACGGTCGGCAAGGCGCTGGCGGATCGTCTCGGTTGGGATTTTTTCGACGCCGACGGATTTCATCCGCCGGATAACGTCGCCAAGATGGCGTCGGGGATTCCACTGGACGATGCGGACCGGGCGCCTTGGCTGGCTGCCCTGCACGATCTGCTGGGGAGGACGCTGCACGAGGGGCGCCATCCGGTTTTGGCCTGTTCCGCGCTCAAACAGAAGTACCGTGAGGCCCTGCTCGCCGGCAACCAAGGGATTCGGGTGGTCTACTTGAAAGGGGATTACGTTCTGATCCACTCGCGGATGTGCGCGCGGAGCGATCATTATATGAAGCCCGGCATGCTGCGCAGCCAGTTCGAGGCATTGGAAGAACCCGTCGATGCGCTGGTCGCGGATATCGCGCGTCCCAAGGAGGAAGTCGTCGCGCATATCTTGCGGATGATCCGCAAAGAAGAAAAGAAATAGCGCGCCCTCCGGGATTCCCGCGTCCCGCGGAAGCCCGTATGCCCGGTTTCCGCGGGGCGGGACGGTCGGCGCGCCGAAAGGGATGACATTGAATCAGGCGGACATCGGGCTGATCGGATTGGCGGTGATGGGGCAAAACCTGGTCCTCAACATGGACGACCATGGTTTCACCGCGGCCGTCCACAACCGGACCGTATCGAAAATGGAATCGTTTCTGCGGGGGGGCGCCTCCGGCACGCGGGTCATCGGCGCCCGGACAATCGGGGAATTGGTCGGTGCACTCCGCAAGCCGCGCCGGGTGATGATGATGGTCAAGGCCGGCGCCCCGGTCGACGAGCTCATCGGGCGCTTGGTTCCGCTGCTCGAGCCCGGCGACGTATTGATCGACGGCGGCAATTCCCATTTCGCCGACACCATCCGCCGCGCCGCGCACCTGGAAGCGAAGGGATTGCATTATCTCGGAATCGGGATTTCCGGGGGGGAAGAAGGGGCGCGGCATGGCCCGTCGATCATGCCCGGCGGGTCGCCGCAGGCTTGGGAAGCCGTCCGGCCGATCTTGCAGGCAATCGCCGCCCGGGTGCCGGGGGAAGCGGGCGGCGAAGAGCCTTGCTGCGATTGGGTCGGCCCGGACGGAGCCGGCCACTTCGTGAAAACGGCGCACAACGGGATCGAGTACGGCGATATGCAGCTCCTCGGCGAAGCGTACCACCTGATGAAGGAAGGGTTGGGGCTTTCGCCCGAGGCGATGAGCGCTGTCTTCGCCGGCTGGAACAAAGGCAGGCTCAATTCCTTCCTGGTGGAGATCACCGCGCAGATCCTGGCCTTCCGCGATGAAGATGGATCGCCGTTGGTGGAAAGAATTTTGGACGCGGCCGGACAAAAGGGGACCGGCCGCTGGGCGGCGGCATCCGCGCAGGAACTTGGGGTCCCGCTGACGATGGTCGGCGAAGCGGTCTCCGCCCGGTCGCTGTCGATGCTCAAGGAGGAGCGGCTTGCGGCGGCCAAGGTTTTACGCGGACCGAAACCTCCCCCGGTCGATCCCCCGCGGAATTTCCTGGCGGATCTTGAAGCGGCGGTCTTCGCCGCGAAAATCATCTCCTACGCGCAGGGGTTCATGCTGTTGCGGGCCGCCGCCCGCGAATACCGCTGGGACCTGAACTACGGCCGGATCGCGGCGTTGTGGCGGGGAGGATGCATCATCCGTTCGAACTTCCTTCAGAAGATTCGATACGCCTACGAGCGGACACCGGACCTCGCCAACCTTCTCCTGGCTCCCTATTTCCAGGTTCACGTGGAGGCCGCCCAAACCGCATGGCGGAGGGTGGTTGCCGCCGCGGCCGGGAGGGGCATCCCGGTTCCCGCCATGTCGAGCGCCTTGAATTTCTACGACGGCTACCGCCGCGGATGGCTGCCCGCCAATTTGATCCAGGCCCAACGGGATTTTTTCGGCGCGCACACCTACGAACGGACCGACCGCCCGCGCGGGGAATCCTTCCACACCGATTGGACCGGACGCGGTGGAACGGCGGCCTCATCGACCGATCCGGCGCAGGGCGGACGGCTGTAATCTTGGATTATCTTCTTCATTTCCGCTTTGCTTATTCCGTAGTAGCTGCTCACCCGTTCCTGTGCTAATCCCCGCATCCCCGCCGATAGGGTAAGAAAAGCACCGCCTTTCCATCCCATCCTACCTCCCCCCTCGTTCCCCCGCCTCCCTTCCCGTATAACGGGAAGGGAGGCGGGAGTGTCCCGAGCGCCTGCCCACTCGAGGGATGAGCATCGGCGATCCCCCAGTGCGAAGCATTCGCGAGTGGAGGTTGCGAGGGACGGGGGAGGAGGGATGGGATGGAAGAATGAACTGTTCCCTCGGTAGAACATGGGAAGGTGAGTAGTTGCATTCCGTATTGAAAAATACTCCTGCTCTTTTCGATCCGCGCCTCTTTTAAGTTTTCAATTTACTCTTCCGGCGCCCAGAGCGGGCGCATCGCGAGATCCGCCGCCATTTTTTGCATCTCCGAATCCTCCGGCGTTCCCGAGAACCGGCTGGCGGCTTCCAAGACGCGAGGGAGCAATGCGACGTCGGACACGGTGTTGAG encodes:
- a CDS encoding gluconokinase, with amino-acid sequence MRVRGLIVMGVAGSGKTTVGKALADRLGWDFFDADGFHPPDNVAKMASGIPLDDADRAPWLAALHDLLGRTLHEGRHPVLACSALKQKYREALLAGNQGIRVVYLKGDYVLIHSRMCARSDHYMKPGMLRSQFEALEEPVDALVADIARPKEEVVAHILRMIRKEEKK
- the iolB gene encoding 5-deoxy-glucuronate isomerase; translated protein: MSYFESVPAKEGLNRVAGNPFKLLDLQLLVLPDGKAHSASTGGRECLLVILGGKAEVKAGARTFSGVGGRPNVFAGKPHSVYLPCANDFTVTAQGRLEALLVSAPSELKTDPYVIGPERITTGVWGAANFSRNYHQILTLAGQPDLPAQRLIVGETYTPSGNWSTFPPHRHEKDDLPREAFHEELYFFKVSPADGFGLTRYYNGEVDTGYVIRDNTVLMAPNGYHTVVSAPGCTTYYLWALAGTQRTQATADDPALAWVGRTVPMLKALGH
- the deoC gene encoding deoxyribose-phosphate aldolase; translated protein: MTEKGSITMHMLAKMIDHSLLQPILTDGQILDGCALAGKYKTATACVKPYAVALARDSLAGSGVGVCSVIGFPHGNSAAGIKVAETRQAVRDGASEIDMVINIGKALGGDWDYVSAEIRVVNGACAAGGAILKVIFETDFLSDDQIVRLCEICSEIRVAFIKTSTGYGYVKQPDGSYASRGATDHAVSLMRAHADPRVQVKAAGGIRTLDDLLRFRALGAARIGATATEAILEEAVRRGYS
- a CDS encoding bifunctional 4-hydroxy-2-oxoglutarate aldolase/2-dehydro-3-deoxy-phosphogluconate aldolase encodes the protein MARFQRLDVTNTLLETGLLPLFYNGDLDTAVEIAAACSRGGARALEFTNRGEAAYPVFVELVKRFAQADPALILGVGSVVDAPTAALYLAAGANFIVGPNLNPEISRLCNRRKLLYVPGCATETEIAAAEELGAEICKIFPADAVGGPKFIKAVMAPCPWHRLLATGGIDASEASVSEWIKAGAAVLGMGSKLISAPLVQARDFDGIAAKTADCLRWIRKARGAAAG
- the gnd gene encoding decarboxylating NADP(+)-dependent phosphogluconate dehydrogenase, translating into MNQADIGLIGLAVMGQNLVLNMDDHGFTAAVHNRTVSKMESFLRGGASGTRVIGARTIGELVGALRKPRRVMMMVKAGAPVDELIGRLVPLLEPGDVLIDGGNSHFADTIRRAAHLEAKGLHYLGIGISGGEEGARHGPSIMPGGSPQAWEAVRPILQAIAARVPGEAGGEEPCCDWVGPDGAGHFVKTAHNGIEYGDMQLLGEAYHLMKEGLGLSPEAMSAVFAGWNKGRLNSFLVEITAQILAFRDEDGSPLVERILDAAGQKGTGRWAAASAQELGVPLTMVGEAVSARSLSMLKEERLAAAKVLRGPKPPPVDPPRNFLADLEAAVFAAKIISYAQGFMLLRAAAREYRWDLNYGRIAALWRGGCIIRSNFLQKIRYAYERTPDLANLLLAPYFQVHVEAAQTAWRRVVAAAAGRGIPVPAMSSALNFYDGYRRGWLPANLIQAQRDFFGAHTYERTDRPRGESFHTDWTGRGGTAASSTDPAQGGRL
- the kduD gene encoding 2-dehydro-3-deoxy-D-gluconate 5-dehydrogenase KduD, yielding MILDSFRLDGKVALVTGARQGLGRAIALGLAEAGADIAALGRGDMAETCQAVGALERRCLPIVCDLKDASRTDLAKLVERTVAELGRLDILVNNAGIIRRAPAADFSEADWDDVLQINLKAVFFLSQAAGRGMLAAGRGKIINVASMLAFQGGILVPSYTAAKSAVAGITRALANEWAARGVNVNAIAPGYMATENTAPLRADPKRSAAILERIPAGRWGIPDDLKGIAVFLASSASDYLHGAIVPVDGGWLAR
- a CDS encoding sugar kinase, with protein sequence MKVVTFGEIMLRLSPPGFLRFRQAHSFEAVYGGGEANVAASLADFGDEAEFVTRLPQNDLGEACLAALRARGIRTGHAIRGGERIGIYFLENGSAQRGSKVIYDRAGSSFAGIRPGMVDWDAVFADADWFHWTGITPAVSQSAAETCLEAVKAAKRLGRTVSCDLNYRAKLWKWGKAAGEVMAELVAHCDLAVGNEEDAEKVFGIRAPESDVTAGKVEAEKYKFVCEALVQRFPNLQMAAVTLRGSLSASRNTWSGALWTKGGFFTAPVYDILPIVDRVGAGDAFNGGLIHGLRAYRDDPQKALRFAAAASCLKHSIPGDANFVSAAEVEQLMAGDASGRVSR